In one Saccharibacillus brassicae genomic region, the following are encoded:
- a CDS encoding sigma-70 family RNA polymerase sigma factor has translation MRSLDELYRHYMQDVYRYLLFLSRDHHTAEDLTQETFTRAYLHIESLGDGEKVKRWLFRVAHNAFIDRTRRARKTDIREAEFFERLRDAETPESLLLGKEAGEEALERLSELPNAQRQAFLLYHHYEFSYADAAEIMGIGLSLYKSTLFRARQKLRAYTEGRMRRD, from the coding sequence ATCCGATCGCTCGATGAGCTGTACCGCCATTATATGCAGGACGTCTATCGCTATCTGCTGTTTCTCAGCAGGGACCATCATACGGCGGAAGACTTGACGCAGGAGACCTTTACCCGGGCTTATCTGCATATCGAAAGTCTCGGCGACGGGGAAAAAGTCAAGCGCTGGCTGTTCCGGGTGGCGCATAACGCGTTTATCGACCGAACCCGCCGCGCCCGGAAAACGGACATACGCGAAGCGGAGTTTTTCGAACGGCTGCGCGATGCGGAGACGCCGGAATCCCTCCTGCTCGGCAAAGAGGCGGGCGAAGAAGCGCTCGAACGGCTAAGCGAACTGCCGAATGCGCAGAGGCAAGCTTTTCTGCTGTACCATCATTACGAATTTTCTTATGCCGATGCGGCGGAGATTATGGGCATCGGGCTGTCTCTGTACAAGTCCACCCTGTTTCGCGCCCGGCAAAAATTGAGAGCTTATACCGAAGGGAGAATGCGGCGTGACTGA